Below is a genomic region from Puniceicoccaceae bacterium.
AAATATCCTGATTTCCTCTTTCTCGGACGGCAGTCGCTTTTCCCGATTGCGCTGGAAGGTGCACTCAAGCTCAAGGAAATTTCCTACATTCATGCGGAGGGGTACCCGGCTGCCGAGATGAAGCACGGTCCGATTGCGTTGGTGTGTGAAGAGTGTCCCTCCGTCTTTTTTGTGGAAAGTGACGAGATTCAGAACAAGGTGGTGGCCAACATGCAGGAGATCAAGGCACGAAAGGGCAAGATCATCTGCATCCAGTCGGAAGACTGTGCGATCCCTTCCGGGCTGGCGGATGATATCATCACGCTGCCCAAGGTTCACAGCATGTTGATGCCGGTGATCGCTACGATTCCGGTACAGTTGTTGAGCTATTACATTGCGGTGGAGCGAGGCTGTGATGTGGATAAGCCGCGCAATCTTGCCAAGAGTGTGACTGTTGAATAGGGTGAATTCATGCATGAGCTGCAAAGTCCGATGGAATCCGGCAACGAAGCCCAGTCGGGATTACTTTCCGGCAAGGTAATCCTCCTGGGGGTTACAGGTTCGATAGCGGCCTACCGCGCGGCCGACATCACGGGCCAATTGGTCAAGTGGGGGGCGGATGTCCATGTCATCATGACCGAAGCAGCGACTCGCTTCATTGCTCCATTGACCTTTCAAACCCTGTCACGCAATCCGGTTTCGGTCAGCATGTGGGAGGAGATTCGCGAGTGGGAGCCGGGACACATCAGCCTTGCCGACCGTGCACATCTGCTGCTGGTGGCACCTGCTACGGCCAATACGATCGCACACTTTGCACAGGGACTGGCGCCGGATTTGTT
It encodes:
- a CDS encoding flavoprotein produces the protein MHELQSPMESGNEAQSGLLSGKVILLGVTGSIAAYRAADITGQLVKWGADVHVIMTEAATRFIAPLTFQTLSRNPVSVSMWEEIREWEPGHISLADRAHLLLVAPATANTIAHFAQGLAPDLLSNIYLATRAPVMIAPAMNGKMLDHEATQQNLQLLRARGNTILDTQYGMLACGYEGKGKLASVQQVCEAARQVLLESRA